A section of the Candidatus Methylomirabilota bacterium genome encodes:
- a CDS encoding FAD-binding oxidoreductase: HVPSYWAATAGPEPAGVQTLAGDRRAEVAVIGGGYTGLAAAYRLAGTHGLDTVVLEAHRIGWGASGRNGGFALTSLGKLGLAERIRKWGLETARRAVQVGVEAVETVRELIAREQIACDPQPDGWLLAAHRAGAVADLEERVRLYREVLDFREVEFLDRARLERDGYLRGPAAHGALRVRNAFGLHPMKYVRGLAAAAMRRGAVLCDRSPVVAWRREGGEHVLVTPTGAVRARKVVVATNGYTPEGLHPFFGGRVLPAISSIVVTRPLAEAEWREVGMLTTQVFSDSRKLLFSWRRLPDGRLLFGGRGGILHAPAALAKRRRRLEAALAAKWPVLRGVGSEYFWSGNVCLSYDLMPHVNRVDGDPSVAYAMAYQGSGVAMATHCGGLAADLVAGKDVARDTPLTAAGLTRFPLPFLRRAYLAGAYVVYSIEDRWL; the protein is encoded by the coding sequence CACGTGCCCTCCTACTGGGCCGCGACTGCCGGGCCCGAGCCCGCGGGCGTGCAGACCCTCGCCGGCGACCGGCGCGCGGAGGTCGCCGTGATCGGCGGCGGCTACACCGGGCTCGCGGCGGCCTATCGCCTGGCCGGCACCCACGGCCTGGACACCGTGGTCCTCGAAGCCCACCGGATCGGCTGGGGCGCGAGCGGGCGCAACGGCGGATTCGCGCTCACCTCGCTCGGGAAGCTCGGCCTCGCCGAGCGGATCCGAAAGTGGGGGCTGGAGACGGCGCGGCGCGCGGTCCAGGTGGGAGTCGAGGCCGTCGAGACGGTGCGCGAGCTGATCGCCCGGGAGCAGATCGCCTGTGACCCGCAGCCGGACGGCTGGCTCCTGGCCGCGCACCGCGCCGGGGCGGTGGCCGACCTGGAGGAGCGCGTCCGGCTCTACCGCGAAGTGCTCGACTTCCGGGAGGTCGAGTTCCTGGACCGGGCCCGGCTCGAGCGCGACGGGTACCTGCGGGGGCCGGCGGCCCACGGCGCGCTCCGCGTCCGGAACGCCTTCGGCCTCCATCCGATGAAGTACGTCCGCGGGCTCGCCGCGGCGGCGATGCGGCGGGGCGCCGTGCTCTGCGACCGGTCACCCGTCGTGGCCTGGCGGCGAGAGGGCGGAGAACACGTGCTGGTCACCCCCACCGGCGCCGTGCGCGCCCGCAAGGTCGTGGTGGCCACCAACGGCTACACGCCCGAAGGACTCCACCCCTTCTTCGGGGGGCGTGTCCTGCCGGCCATCAGCAGCATCGTCGTCACCCGCCCGCTGGCCGAGGCCGAATGGCGCGAGGTCGGCATGCTGACGACCCAGGTCTTCTCCGACTCGCGGAAGCTGCTCTTTTCCTGGCGGCGCCTCCCCGACGGGCGGCTCCTCTTCGGCGGCCGGGGCGGCATCCTCCATGCCCCGGCTGCGCTGGCCAAGCGGCGCCGGCGGCTCGAGGCCGCGCTCGCCGCGAAGTGGCCGGTCCTGCGCGGGGTCGGGAGCGAGTACTTCTGGTCCGGGAACGTCTGCCTCTCGTACGACCTCATGCCGCACGTGAACAGGGTCGACGGCGACCCCAGCGTGGCCTACGCCATGGCGTATCAGGGCAGCGGCGTCGCCATGGCCACCCACTGCGGCGGCCTCGCGGCCGATCTCGTCGCCGGCAAGGACGTCGCCCGCGACACGCCCCTCACGGCGGCGGGGCTGACGCGCTTCCCGCTCCCGTTCCTGCGCCGGGCGTACCTGGCCGGCGCCTACGTCGTCTACAGCATCGAAGACCGCTGGCTCTAG